The following DNA comes from Synechococcus sp. CC9616.
GCCTGACCTTTCTGCCATTCTTGCCACGCACTTTTGTATGGGAGGGTGATATTGGGGTTTGGCAGTACTTTTAAAAATTCCTCTGCGTCATACCCAGGACTCCATTCGGCGTGATGTTCTTGGCCAATGATGTAGAAATCCTTTAGAGCCATTGGGACTGATGTGCAGGCACTCTCTCTAAGTTATTCATGCAACCCTGGCCGTACCGTTATGTTTTGCTCTGCTGATGAAAATAAGCAATTCGACGTAATTTATGGAAAAAGATTGTTAAATTCTGGCGGTTCCTCGGGCTTTTGCGCCACTCGCTGCGCGACATAAAAAAGGTGGGACTAACCCACCTCATGGAATAAACGGATGCTTTTTTCAGCTATTTGATATTGACTGACTCCTGTTGTTCTCAGCCTGCTGGCCAGGTATGGGAGGTTTTGTTGAGCTTGTTGTACTGCTCCATGGCCTTGATAAAGTTTTCGCGACAGACAGATCGCACCTGGTTGAACTCCAGTTGTTCGCCATTAGGTCCTTTGGCATAGATCAACGCCCAGCCTTCAAAAGATCCGGGGAATTCAGTCATCGCGTAGCTTGTCGGAGCCTTATCGAGGTCTTCACGTGATTCAACATCAATTTTGCGGTTGATTGCAACTTCGGTTAAACCTTTTTTATGAGATTCTTCAACCAACTTATTCGCGAATTCTGTCATATCGACGTCTGATTTAACGTGAAATGACAAGTGTGGAACATTGCCAAAACCAACACATGAAGTAATTGACTTAAAGATGTTGGGTGCATATGGACCACCTTCCGCTTCTGCGCCGCGGAAATGAAGTAGCTCCAGATTGGTGTTGCCGAATTGAATGAAACGAACGTCGAGATTATCTTTACCGCTGCGGAGATCAGGAACTCCGTAGTATTCAGGCGAGTGTTCTCCCTCTTTGCTGTTCATTTCATCCAACTGGAAGAGGAGATTATGCATTTCTGAACCGTAGAAACCATCTCCACCTACAGCGAGACGACCCCCAAGAATATCGATGTAAAAGGTAAGTGACTTTTTCAAGTCGGGAGTCGTCATCCCAAAGTGCTGAATTCCCTGCAGCATGTGCCCTAATGCTGAAGGAGTTTCAGTGGTGTCCGGAGAGTAAAGCTCCATGGTGTTTGAACCGCTTTTTACCATCCCCAATCTGGCTAAAACATTAGGAACTCACCACGACCCAACCGGCATGTCAGTGAATCAATACATAATTGCGAAGTTTGATTCGATTAGCCTTCTTTAAGGATTTTGACAGCTTCATCTAGCATCTTTGAAACACCAACAGGCCAGATTGATGTGTAGCGATAAAGTTTTGCGAGTGAGTTGTTGTACGTAAATATTGACTTGGTATAAGACTCTGATGCTATCGAAACAGCATTAGCAGCTGCCGTGAATGCTGTAGCGTCGATCAGGTTTTGTTGGTACAGTATTTTACTGGTATCTCTTGCCCTCTTTGCGTTCGTAAGTGCTGCCTTTGAAGTGTTTAAGCTCATTTTGGCGGTTGTATATTCAGCGAAAGCCGTCGCTGTTTGAGTGGCAACCATATCTCTCGATGCCTGTGCTTTTGCGAGTGACTGTTTAGACGCATACTTGGCACTGCGTGACTTTGCATCATTAACTGTTCCGTCAAAATTCCAACTAAAGATCAATCCAATGTTTGCACTGGGGCCCCAGCTCCAGGTCTTATTATTCTTTTTGGCATCCGATGCACCGTAGATGCCGTTCTGAGCATTGTAATCAAAGTAGCCATAGAGTGATAGTTTTGGGAGGTAAGAGTAACTGTATGATGTTGCCAGATAACTTTGAGATTTAGCTAGTGTTTGAGCACTCAGAATTTCTTCTCGATGAGCAAGGGCATGTTCAATTGTTGGCATCAATTCCATGTTCCAGCTACCAAGAGGTCGCATCTGAAAATCATCAGATGGTTTGATTAATGTTCCAATCGGAAGTCCCATGGCCCTTGCCATATTTGCTCCTTCTTGAATCAGTTTAACGTGCATGTCGATGAGTTGTTCTAGCTGAGCGTATAAAGTTGCTTTCGATTGTTGAACAGCATTTAGGTTGATCAACGTTGGTGCCGCACTATATTTTGCTTCCGCTTGGGAAAGTTGGTCAACGTTTTCACGATAATCAAGTTCTAATCCATTTAGAAACTTGATTTCACTGTAGAGGGCAAAATAACCTTCCTGAACTGCAAGGACCGTGTCTCGTACGGTCATGTTAAATAGTAATTCTTCGGCTTTCGCCGCCTCTGTTGAGCTTTTGATGACAGCTCCTCGTGGCATATCAAAAAATGTCCAACGGCCATGCACTGCAGGGACAAAAGTATCGATAATTGTGTATGAATTCGAGTTTGTTTTTTCTAAGTATGTTTTGCCATCTGTTGATTCAACTGTCGTATATGCACGTCCTTGTGTGGATGTGTACCGTTGGCCGATCGTCGGCCAAGTTGGAACAATGTTGACGTCTCCATACGGGCCTGCGCCTGATGCAGTGGGCCACCATAAACGCTTATCACTGATGGCACTCCATTGTTTTGACTGAACCGAGCGATAAGCGGCCTGAATTGTGGGGTTATTGGCGATTGCATAGGCGATGGCTTCATCCAAGGTATAGGCTTGTGAGCGACCATCGAAGTCACGTCTGATCGCTGCAAGTTCCTCACTTGTTTCCTGAAATGTGTCATTTCCATAATCTAATGAATCAAATGAAGTTTGATCTACAGGTCCAGACGAAGTTTGGGAGAATGAGTCTGTTGGAGTTGGGTTGGCAAAACTCTGGGGAATGGCGACTAGTCCTAAAAGCTGCGCAGTTGAAATGAACGCAATTAAACGTTTCATTGCAGTTGGGACCTCAATAATTTATAAAATCTAGAGAGTTTTAATTAAATCGCAGCACTTTTGTCATGAATCGCACTTATTGTTGTGCCTGTCAATTGCTCATGTTTTTAAACCCGAATTATCATGGTCGTGTGTTACTTCACGACCATGGCATTTGCAGACGCACGCGAAGAGGTGGTTTTCTACGTCCCCCTCTGGATCCGCAATGGTATTTCTATAGAGCAGTTTGATAATTATTGGCGTGATGTCCATGGTCCTGTGTGTGCACGTCTGCCAGGGCAGATGGAGTATTGGCAATATCATTTGTCTGCTTATGATGGAGGAATTTTTCCAGAAATAAAGAACATCAGAATCAACACCGATCCCGCTGATCAATTTCTAGGGATTGCGGAGTTAACCTTTTCGTCTGTTGAGGATCGGGCTACATGGTTTACGGCTTCAGCCATTTTGATGGATGATGAGCACAATATTTTCAGTAAAGCCATTGGCTACACAACATCTATGGGGAACACGCGAACTGTTTCCAGTCGATTATCTGAGCCTTATCCAAATGGGCCCTTGTCTGAAATGCGTTATCACGTTCTCATTCGTAAGGAGGATGCTGTTTCTGTTGAGGATTTCAGAGATTATATGAAGGATGTCTTGATGCACGCAATTACAAAGCGTTCTGAAGTAGTTCAATTGCGATATCACTTGTTTGACGCAATTGATCTGTCTCGTCCTGATGCTCAAGGCGTCGAGCATGTTGAGAAAGACGGTAAGGAATATCATGCCGCTTTCGAGATTTCTTTTGCTAATGGTTTGGATCGTGAAAGCTTCTTTGCTTCCAGGGAATTCACTCAGGCTCTCACGGATGGTGCACTGATGATCGATATGATTAAGCCCTGCGCTGAGCGATTTGCTGCCACGTTTGTGCGCGACCATCAAATGACCCTCGCAGGTCAACGTGGATCTTCTGTTGCTCAGTTGGTCAACGATCTTGGAGCACTTAATCAAATCCGTGAGGATATCGGTTCCTTAATGCTGACGAATAAGCTTGAAAGTTAGTTTTCATTTGATTGTTTTCAGTCTGGCTCTTGCTGCTGAGTGCTTTTGCACCAGCAGCTTCTTATTTGTTAAACCAGCTGGTAAAACCTGTTTGTGATGCATCGGGATAAACTCGCCATTCAACAATTTTTCCGTTTTCAAATCGGTAGATATCTGTACACGGAACCTGCACGAATTTTTCAGTCAATTTGTTGACGTAATTAGCATCCATTTCGATGATTACGGTATCATCGTCGGCCTTCCAAAGGCCGCGTTGATTGTGAGTCGTTAATTTTAGTATTTTGTAGATATACTGAAGCGTTCTTGATATTTTGTCTGGGCCGACGACCGGATCATTCGCGCCTACTTTGTACACCACGTCTTCGTGAAAAAAGCTTTCAAACAGTTTCCAGTCTTCTTTTTTGAGCGCGGCATACATTTCGGAAACCTTTTTTTTGATGTCTTCGTGCCCTAGACTTATTTCTGTATTTTCTTGTTTGTGTGATGGTAGTGGCTCGTTGTAAACGGGGCTGATGTCCATAAAGATTCTGAGCTCTTTTACTTTGCCTTTTTCGTCAAACTCCAGTGCGTCGCAGCATGGCAGCGTGTGTTGTGCTCCATTGGCGCATGTATAGCTGATTTCCATCTGAAGGTATAGGCGCCCTCCCGATTCATGATGGTTGACGATGTTGTGCTCTACAGATGTTACGCGTTGCAGGAACTCTTCAGAGCCGTTGATTATTTCCTGGGGTGAATGTGCAGCTGAATTATTTGCGAATTTATAGAGGCATTCATCAGAAAAGTGTTCTGCAAAGCGTTCTATCTGCATCGTTTCCCCTGCTGCAAACAGTCGCTTGGCTTGCTCCAGGTTTTTGGACATGAGGCTTTGAGTTTGCTTTCTTCTAAATGCTAGCCATGATGATGCAAAATCACATCATGAGATTATTATTGAAAAATCTCCGAATTATGCGCCGTTACTCTTGGCCGTTGTTGATCAAAAGATTGGCCTGATGGAGTGCTTCAAGGCGATTTGGTAGAAGGTTGCCCACGCCGAATTGTTTTAGTCTTTTTTCTACTTTTCCAGTTGCACCCGTAACATAGGCTTGGCGATCATTGGTTTTGGCTTCTTGTACCATTCTCTCGATTGCGAGTGTTGCTGTTACACCTAAATGTGGGACATTGCTGATGTCTAAAATCAACACTTTATAGTTTTCGACTAATCCCATTCTGTCTGAAATTCCCTTAGCTGCTCCGAAGCTGAGGGGGCCTCTTAGGCTAAACAGCATCACGCCGCCATGGCATTGATCGAACTGATCTTGTTCTTCCTCGTTGAGATCACTTGTATGCTGATTTGGTCTGTCGTGATCCAAGGGATTGTCGGCTTCGATGTTTTCAAGCTGAACTTGAGTGATGGAATCAACTGTGAGGAGGTTGGCAATGAACATGCCAATCAAAACGCCCCAAATCAAGTCCCAAAATACAGTCATTAACAACACGCTGTACATCAGGAATGCTGTTTTTCCAGATAATCGGTGAGCGCGAAACAGGAATC
Coding sequences within:
- a CDS encoding EthD domain-containing protein; translation: MAFADAREEVVFYVPLWIRNGISIEQFDNYWRDVHGPVCARLPGQMEYWQYHLSAYDGGIFPEIKNIRINTDPADQFLGIAELTFSSVEDRATWFTASAILMDDEHNIFSKAIGYTTSMGNTRTVSSRLSEPYPNGPLSEMRYHVLIRKEDAVSVEDFRDYMKDVLMHAITKRSEVVQLRYHLFDAIDLSRPDAQGVEHVEKDGKEYHAAFEISFANGLDRESFFASREFTQALTDGALMIDMIKPCAERFAATFVRDHQMTLAGQRGSSVAQLVNDLGALNQIREDIGSLMLTNKLES
- a CDS encoding VOC family protein, which produces MVKSGSNTMELYSPDTTETPSALGHMLQGIQHFGMTTPDLKKSLTFYIDILGGRLAVGGDGFYGSEMHNLLFQLDEMNSKEGEHSPEYYGVPDLRSGKDNLDVRFIQFGNTNLELLHFRGAEAEGGPYAPNIFKSITSCVGFGNVPHLSFHVKSDVDMTEFANKLVEESHKKGLTEVAINRKIDVESREDLDKAPTSYAMTEFPGSFEGWALIYAKGPNGEQLEFNQVRSVCRENFIKAMEQYNKLNKTSHTWPAG
- a CDS encoding nuclear transport factor 2 family protein; this translates as MSKNLEQAKRLFAAGETMQIERFAEHFSDECLYKFANNSAAHSPQEIINGSEEFLQRVTSVEHNIVNHHESGGRLYLQMEISYTCANGAQHTLPCCDALEFDEKGKVKELRIFMDISPVYNEPLPSHKQENTEISLGHEDIKKKVSEMYAALKKEDWKLFESFFHEDVVYKVGANDPVVGPDKISRTLQYIYKILKLTTHNQRGLWKADDDTVIIEMDANYVNKLTEKFVQVPCTDIYRFENGKIVEWRVYPDASQTGFTSWFNK
- a CDS encoding TolC family protein, with product MKRLIAFISTAQLLGLVAIPQSFANPTPTDSFSQTSSGPVDQTSFDSLDYGNDTFQETSEELAAIRRDFDGRSQAYTLDEAIAYAIANNPTIQAAYRSVQSKQWSAISDKRLWWPTASGAGPYGDVNIVPTWPTIGQRYTSTQGRAYTTVESTDGKTYLEKTNSNSYTIIDTFVPAVHGRWTFFDMPRGAVIKSSTEAAKAEELLFNMTVRDTVLAVQEGYFALYSEIKFLNGLELDYRENVDQLSQAEAKYSAAPTLINLNAVQQSKATLYAQLEQLIDMHVKLIQEGANMARAMGLPIGTLIKPSDDFQMRPLGSWNMELMPTIEHALAHREEILSAQTLAKSQSYLATSYSYSYLPKLSLYGYFDYNAQNGIYGASDAKKNNKTWSWGPSANIGLIFSWNFDGTVNDAKSRSAKYASKQSLAKAQASRDMVATQTATAFAEYTTAKMSLNTSKAALTNAKRARDTSKILYQQNLIDATAFTAAANAVSIASESYTKSIFTYNNSLAKLYRYTSIWPVGVSKMLDEAVKILKEG